The Vidua macroura isolate BioBank_ID:100142 chromosome 9, ASM2450914v1, whole genome shotgun sequence genome has a window encoding:
- the RGS2 gene encoding regulator of G-protein signaling 2 translates to MPSALLLLLVVVRHGGRMERGGRRRSEPEEPDKGRMKRTIIKDWKTRLSYFLQNSSNSNKRKSKKAGKHRNYFRPSPEEAQLWSEAFDELLANKYGLAAFRAFLKSEFCEENIEFWLACEDFKKTKSPQKLTSKAKKIYNDFIEKEAPKEINIDFQTKNMIAQNIQEATHTCFSVAQKRVYSLMENNSYPRFLESEFYQELCKKTPISRAAQGT, encoded by the exons ATGCCGAgcgcgctgctgctgctgctggtggtggtgcGGCACGGCGGGCGCATGGAgcggggcggccgccgccgcagcGAGCCGGAGGAGCCTGACAAGGGCAGGATGAAGAGAACAAT CATTAAAGATTGGAAAACAAGACTGAGCTACTTCCTGCAGAACTCTTCCAATTCTAACAAAAGGAAATCTAAGAAGGCAGGGAAACACCGCAATTACTTCAG ACCTTCACCTGAAGAAGCCCAGCTGTGGTCAGAAGCCTTTGATGAACTGCTTGCTAACAAAT atGGTCTTGCTGCTTTCCGAGCTTTTTTAAAGTCTGAGTTTTGTGAAGAGAACATTGAGTTCTGGTTGGCCTGTGAGGACTTCAAGAAAACTAAATCACCCCAAAAGCTGACATCgaaagcaaagaaaatctaCAATGACTTCATTGAAAAGGAGGCTCCCAAAGAG ataaACATAGACTTCCAGACCAAGAACATGATTGCGCAGAACATCCAGGAAGCCACCCATACCTGCTTCAGTGTGGCACAGAAGAGAGTTTACAGCTTAATGGAGAATAACTCCTACCCGCGGTTTTTGGAATCTGAATTCTACCAGGAACTGTGCAAGAAGACACCTatcagcagagcagcccagggcacatGA